TCTTCTACTCAgaaaattttgaaagaaaaatggaaaattctgCTAGGCCATGTGAATTTATCACCACAGCTGtaaatttggtttgtttttgcctcTGTATTTAAACAGCAACTGAAACAGAGAACACTCAAATCCCACCTTAGCAGGAAAGGGCAGCTTCTTGGCCACTTCAATCAAGACATGCTCAATCTCCCCCAGCTCCACCTTTCCTCCCAGCTCCACGATCAAACGTCCATACCGGACCGGTGTCACGTAGTGGTCGATGGCTCCTTTACCGCCGCCCATGCGTTGGCCCAGGCCTTTACGCGTGATTGGCTTGTACGGGGCATTGATACGCCACCGGGCAAATGTTGTCTGGGCATCTATCTTTCGGTTAATTGTTAGACGGATCATCTCTAAATGACCCCAGTGCAGGTAGCCTCCGCCCATTGCCTGAAACATAAAGCGGCAATGTTACTTTGATATTTAACGCtcaaattatgcaaaataaagttaaaacatgtggagaaatgtcattaaatgtcataaaaatgccaaaaataaataaattatactgTGGCACAGCTGTGAAATATGTAACAGGCAATTTCATCTGTCAGAAAATCATCAACAGACATCAGTGCACTCACAACAATCGCATACTGCCCACAAGTGAAGGTATTTCCTGCTTTGGCCGGTCCTTGGATATCCCGGagcttctttctctctttcttggCCTTTTTTAGGTTGGGCACCTTGTTCAACAACTTCAGTTTGGGTTTCTCTGGCAGCACAACATCTTTAAGAGACGAATACGGACAAAATATTAAGATGCGGGACAAGAAATGGACTGAGGAACTCTAAACCCTGCATCCATGAAGTGGAACACAAGGCATATAAGAATTACTGCGCCACATACAGCAAAGCTCAATGTGTATTCTATCACATTAGTAACAAACTTCTTAGTTGAATGACAATAAGTTTACATGAAAAATCAGACATCAGAATAATTTTCAGCCAAACTGTAGAAGGTGTGTGCATAATCATCAACATCTTATGTGCTCAAAAGAAGTCTCATATGAatgagaaaaagatgaaagCTTACTGCTGTAGTCTGGAATGACTGGAAATATCTTCAGCCCAGCAGCGCAGATTTTCAAATAGCCGTGCAGAGGAACTGTGGAGTAAATACAAAGTGGAATTTGATAAAACGACAGATTGTGATTACCTGCGACTTAAATCCCCCCAAAATGTCTTGGTGAAGTTTAGGATTGCATTTGCATTTAACTTTGAGTTAGCATAACACTGAGTCAATTTTTGGTTTCCAGCTTTATGAGATATAAAGATCAATTGCTGTGCGGGAACCCAGCCAAGCGTGCTTCATATGATCTACTTTTGTTAATCTTCATTTGTTAGTCGGTAATTCCCAAGTGTCCAAATGCATCACTGTTAACACAAGCCTCATTACCTTGCTGGAGACCGTGAGTTCTGCAGATTACCGTCAGGCCGCCGACAGCAGCCTTAACGAGGGAGATCATTTTGTACAAACCGATACTAAAAAAACGTAATTTTTATTTCGTTTGATTCATACATATATAGGCATTTTAGAAATACTAGCaaaatactgtatttttaaGAACGCCACACGCTGAGCAAGGTCGCTGCCATTTCTGTGCAACAAATACTTCCGCCAAAATGAGGTCGACACTTCCTGTTGAAAGTGACTTTC
This genomic interval from Gambusia affinis linkage group LG02, SWU_Gaff_1.0, whole genome shotgun sequence contains the following:
- the mrpl16 gene encoding 39S ribosomal protein L16, mitochondrial codes for the protein MISLVKAAVGGLTVICRTHGLQQVPLHGYLKICAAGLKIFPVIPDYSNVVLPEKPKLKLLNKVPNLKKAKKERKKLRDIQGPAKAGNTFTCGQYAIVAMGGGYLHWGHLEMIRLTINRKIDAQTTFARWRINAPYKPITRKGLGQRMGGGKGAIDHYVTPVRYGRLIVELGGKVELGEIEHVLIEVAKKLPFPAKIMSRESLEEMHRKQKEMEENNQNPWTFKQIAQGNMMGIRKVLSPFDLRNNGRFAGKFHFPQRV